The following proteins are co-located in the Rhodococcus opacus B4 genome:
- a CDS encoding quercetin 2,3-dioxygenase encodes MTLFDIPALDDVHTAAPQLDVLPGRCVPYAMAAGEGERHELGGQLITIIARPEDTGGQFGAAYVYGGKGIETPFLAHDREHRFLYVTDGRLQVWLPGESHLLVPGDSVTVPAGTPYAYRMLAHRTRFLSWLTVGDGHRWSQATGRVTQSHVFDAAAAPMSDARQSELADRFGIRFHDLEKKDLPAVTGTALPSGESPYVLQAGEGDRWASLDQLNTYLARPRNTGGTYFAMHTMGGKSAYIPRHFHREHTENFFCIEGRILLHANGREILLTKGDFLHAPAGTIHSFAFDSHDTQMLGLLTTGVFEKFFEYMNTPTDAHVHTEGGDTAFPAEGFARARAELDLEVVGPPPARGDGR; translated from the coding sequence ATGACCCTCTTCGACATCCCCGCCCTCGACGACGTCCACACCGCCGCTCCGCAACTCGACGTCCTCCCCGGGCGGTGCGTGCCCTACGCCATGGCCGCCGGTGAGGGCGAGCGCCACGAACTCGGCGGGCAACTGATCACCATCATCGCCCGTCCGGAAGACACCGGAGGGCAATTCGGTGCCGCATATGTGTACGGCGGCAAGGGAATCGAGACTCCGTTCCTCGCTCACGATCGCGAGCACCGGTTCCTGTACGTCACCGACGGACGGCTGCAGGTGTGGTTGCCGGGCGAATCGCACCTGCTCGTGCCCGGCGACTCGGTCACCGTCCCGGCCGGGACGCCGTACGCGTACCGCATGCTCGCGCACCGAACACGGTTCCTGAGCTGGCTCACCGTCGGCGACGGGCACCGGTGGTCGCAGGCCACCGGCCGCGTCACCCAGTCGCACGTCTTCGACGCCGCGGCGGCGCCGATGTCGGACGCGCGGCAATCCGAACTCGCAGACCGGTTCGGTATCCGCTTCCACGATCTGGAGAAGAAGGACCTGCCTGCGGTGACGGGCACGGCGCTCCCTTCAGGGGAGTCGCCCTACGTGCTGCAGGCCGGCGAGGGCGACCGCTGGGCGAGCCTCGACCAGCTGAACACGTATCTCGCGCGGCCCCGCAACACCGGCGGAACGTACTTCGCGATGCACACGATGGGCGGCAAGAGTGCGTACATTCCCCGTCACTTCCATCGCGAGCACACCGAGAACTTCTTCTGCATCGAGGGGCGGATCCTCCTGCACGCCAACGGCCGGGAGATTCTCCTGACCAAGGGCGATTTCCTCCACGCTCCCGCCGGAACCATCCACAGTTTCGCGTTCGACAGCCACGACACCCAGATGCTCGGCCTGCTGACCACCGGTGTGTTCGAGAAGTTCTTCGAGTACATGAACACCCCGACGGACGCGCACGTGCACACCGAGGGCGGCGACACGGCGTTCCCGGCGGAGGGGTTCGCGCGGGCGCGTGCCGAGCTGGACCTCGAGGTCGTGGGGCCGCCGCCGGCCCGGGGCGACGGACGGTGA
- a CDS encoding Rv1733c family protein, giving the protein MLGRSKATVVYSVSGRPSNPFARPVDRYAATLRSVIAALAGVAIVLAAVMGTWQWHQESARAAQQRATTTIVNAVTSADAPITMSPRGSVRTTPMVEATWPWTAESRTESIEVPSGTPAGTEKTIVVDADGNWAGPRITTSDVVSGAVAAVLLTLAASALLLGMVWAMCARAVERRRQQYWDESIRRLFATYSR; this is encoded by the coding sequence GTGTTGGGTCGCTCGAAGGCAACCGTGGTGTATTCGGTGTCGGGTCGACCGTCCAACCCGTTCGCACGACCGGTCGATCGCTACGCGGCCACCCTGCGGTCCGTCATCGCCGCACTCGCGGGTGTCGCGATCGTGCTCGCCGCCGTGATGGGCACCTGGCAATGGCACCAGGAGAGTGCGCGGGCTGCCCAGCAGCGTGCCACCACCACCATCGTCAACGCCGTCACCAGCGCCGACGCGCCCATCACCATGTCGCCGCGCGGCTCGGTCCGGACCACTCCGATGGTCGAGGCGACGTGGCCCTGGACCGCCGAGTCGCGCACCGAGAGCATCGAGGTCCCCTCCGGAACGCCGGCGGGCACGGAGAAGACCATCGTCGTCGACGCGGACGGCAACTGGGCGGGCCCGAGGATCACCACCTCCGACGTCGTCAGCGGCGCGGTCGCGGCAGTGCTCCTCACCCTCGCGGCCAGTGCCCTGCTCCTCGGCATGGTGTGGGCGATGTGTGCGCGCGCCGTCGAACGCCGCCGCCAGCAGTATTGGGACGAGAGCATCCGCCGGCTGTTCGCCACCTACAGTCGCTGA
- a CDS encoding DUF6400 family protein produces the protein MGSDSELTFALDLTLDEARRRSAVLEAIGEDWDPVAVLAEEERAYDMLYSGLDPEQQRIYDELVQAGVLPDRTVGRVAD, from the coding sequence ATGGGTAGCGACTCCGAACTCACGTTCGCTCTCGACCTCACGCTGGACGAGGCGCGCCGGCGCAGCGCTGTCCTGGAAGCGATCGGCGAGGACTGGGATCCCGTCGCCGTCCTGGCGGAGGAAGAGCGGGCATACGACATGCTGTATTCCGGACTCGACCCCGAGCAGCAGCGCATCTACGACGAACTGGTGCAGGCGGGTGTGCTCCCGGATCGGACGGTGGGCCGTGTTGCCGATTGA
- a CDS encoding Rv1733c family protein produces the protein MRGCDRLRSAMVLIGVVFVLLMIPLAAAVGTETYSRLDQQTQAELATRHSTPATLVEDSRTGSAGEALSASPQYQAHARVQWSVNGQTHTADVPTAAGAKAGQTVTVWLDPNGDLVAAPETGSQNAATAVSVACGIWVTSTGGYCVLFLIVHWVASRRQQARLTREWNELDRPPGWHVS, from the coding sequence ATGCGCGGATGCGACCGACTGCGATCCGCGATGGTTCTCATCGGGGTGGTTTTCGTGCTCCTGATGATTCCACTGGCCGCGGCCGTCGGAACCGAGACGTACTCGCGGCTGGACCAGCAGACCCAGGCCGAACTCGCCACCCGGCACTCGACCCCCGCCACCCTCGTGGAGGATTCCCGCACCGGGAGCGCCGGAGAGGCCCTGTCCGCCTCCCCCCAGTACCAAGCCCACGCGCGGGTGCAGTGGTCGGTGAACGGTCAGACGCACACCGCCGACGTTCCCACCGCGGCCGGAGCGAAGGCCGGCCAGACCGTTACCGTCTGGCTCGACCCGAACGGCGACCTCGTCGCCGCACCGGAGACCGGTTCGCAGAACGCGGCCACTGCGGTGAGCGTCGCGTGCGGGATCTGGGTGACGTCGACCGGCGGCTACTGCGTCCTGTTCCTGATCGTCCACTGGGTGGCCTCCCGACGCCAGCAGGCCCGGTTGACCCGCGAATGGAACGAACTCGACCGGCCTCCGGGGTGGCACGTCAGCTGA
- a CDS encoding GGDEF domain-containing protein: MRPLAASSVDTVLQDYQPRILRRYLWITTALHVAGFVLPPMVGLPIRPETVAARSAGILLGVIALVVLYRGGRRPGRRALQVSTAAALFATPIVMSGLILAVAQLLCAIAATFLAMYFVVFYPKLQARLLVGSLTASMVVGVVLAPTAFTLVPVDVDTATVKAAVLVVAVTCVVGAAEMFGSLTRTLIESASTDALTALLNRAGFELAFRDALEGAGGNQASVTLVLVDVDQFKSTNDHYGHAAGDAVLVDLANYLAGHLPRGALLARVGGDEFVTCMVGEHHAELPGVMAQLARQSPTSFSFGVASCTGESDPLTALYRQADRELYSAKQRHHPPDPPAGEASLQTEWNA, translated from the coding sequence GTGAGGCCCCTCGCTGCTTCGTCCGTCGACACGGTCCTGCAGGACTATCAGCCGCGCATCCTGCGCCGCTACCTGTGGATCACGACGGCGCTGCACGTGGCCGGGTTCGTCCTGCCTCCGATGGTCGGGTTGCCGATCCGGCCGGAGACCGTCGCCGCGCGCTCGGCCGGCATCCTCCTCGGAGTGATCGCTCTCGTGGTGCTGTACCGGGGTGGGCGCAGGCCCGGACGGCGGGCCCTCCAGGTCAGCACCGCGGCGGCACTGTTCGCCACACCGATCGTGATGTCCGGCCTCATTCTCGCCGTCGCCCAATTGCTCTGCGCGATCGCGGCGACGTTCCTGGCGATGTATTTCGTCGTGTTCTACCCGAAGCTGCAGGCGAGGCTCCTCGTCGGTTCCCTCACCGCGTCGATGGTGGTCGGGGTCGTTCTCGCCCCCACCGCCTTCACCCTGGTGCCGGTCGACGTGGACACGGCGACCGTGAAGGCCGCCGTTCTCGTCGTGGCGGTCACCTGTGTGGTCGGTGCGGCCGAGATGTTCGGATCCCTGACCCGGACCCTGATCGAATCGGCCAGCACCGACGCGCTGACGGCCCTGCTCAACCGCGCCGGGTTCGAACTCGCGTTCCGGGACGCGCTCGAGGGCGCGGGCGGAAACCAGGCCTCGGTCACGCTGGTGCTCGTCGACGTCGACCAGTTCAAGTCGACCAACGACCACTACGGCCACGCCGCGGGGGATGCGGTTCTCGTCGACCTGGCGAACTACCTCGCCGGACACCTGCCGCGCGGCGCCCTGCTCGCCCGGGTCGGTGGCGACGAGTTCGTCACGTGCATGGTCGGCGAGCACCACGCCGAGCTGCCCGGGGTGATGGCGCAACTCGCGCGGCAGAGCCCCACCTCGTTCAGCTTCGGCGTGGCGTCGTGCACCGGCGAGTCCGACCCGCTCACCGCGCTCTATCGACAGGCCGACCGTGAGCTGTACAGCGCGAAGCAGCGACACCACCCACCCGACCCGCCGGCCGGCGAAGCGTCACTGCAGACGGAGTGGAACGCCTGA
- a CDS encoding LysR family transcriptional regulator, which translates to MLSLDRLRALCAVAEHGSIGAAARALHVTPSGVSQQLGKFEREVGVPLLVPAGRGVQLTAAGRLLARRGQEAISLLAQAESEVVSLDREVVGELRIGSFASAGRVVVPTAVATLRRRHPQLAVSYSAGETEDLIPAIVRRELDLVVVDSWVTMPLHLPEDAVHTLVHRDSADVALSRNHPLASRDHVDLDEIADMPWTTWRKGAVFHTWLVQTLRNRGIEPDIRYEAPEFAAQLEFVAHGLAAALVPRLARVWVPDNVAIVPVRPALEREIYALRRADNDRPTVRAGIDALTEAFAGIGA; encoded by the coding sequence ATGTTGAGTTTGGATCGACTCCGCGCGCTGTGCGCTGTCGCCGAACACGGTTCGATCGGCGCCGCGGCCCGTGCCCTGCACGTCACACCGTCCGGGGTGTCGCAGCAGCTCGGCAAGTTCGAACGGGAGGTCGGCGTCCCACTCCTGGTGCCCGCGGGTCGCGGCGTTCAGCTCACCGCGGCGGGCCGGCTCCTGGCCCGCCGAGGGCAGGAAGCGATATCGCTGCTGGCCCAGGCCGAATCCGAGGTCGTCTCCCTCGATCGCGAAGTGGTGGGAGAACTACGCATCGGATCGTTCGCCTCCGCAGGCAGGGTCGTCGTGCCGACCGCGGTGGCCACGCTGCGCAGACGCCACCCTCAACTCGCGGTCAGCTACTCCGCCGGCGAGACCGAGGATCTCATTCCGGCGATCGTGCGCCGCGAACTCGACCTCGTCGTCGTCGACAGCTGGGTCACCATGCCCCTGCACCTTCCCGAAGACGCGGTGCACACCCTGGTACATCGGGACTCGGCCGATGTCGCACTGTCCCGGAACCATCCCCTCGCCTCCCGCGACCACGTCGACCTCGACGAGATCGCGGACATGCCGTGGACGACGTGGCGGAAGGGGGCGGTGTTCCACACCTGGCTGGTGCAGACGCTTCGGAACCGCGGCATCGAGCCGGACATCCGGTACGAAGCGCCCGAGTTCGCGGCGCAACTCGAATTCGTCGCACACGGACTCGCCGCCGCCCTCGTGCCGCGCCTGGCCCGCGTCTGGGTGCCGGACAACGTCGCCATCGTCCCGGTGCGTCCCGCACTCGAGCGGGAGATCTATGCGCTCCGCCGCGCCGACAACGACCGGCCCACGGTCCGCGCGGGCATCGACGCGCTGACCGAGGCCTTCGCCGGGATCGGTGCGTGA
- a CDS encoding DMT family transporter, whose product MTTALRLRPRALVSPSFSVASVDPRLLVLAGAVATSLTGSLIKLSEVEPATSTFFRCVLALPILGLLALQEFRRHGGIPLRVIAAQVLGGMMLGVDFALWARSIQMIGAGISTVVVNVQVIVVPLLAWIVFRARVPIRFVVAVPFLFAGVALAGGILGGSGEGGQLFLGTLLSLAAGVAYGIYIFVIGRAGSAHRASSQVFVSTVAAGVVGTAVGSLWGTVDLTPGWPALGWLAALSLSSQVLGWVLIGFALPRLAAEVGATLLLLQPVLAMLFSIVIVHERPSIGQFAGCALVVAAVWMVTRVRPAGRRSMTARIAESPAARLSVRRSTPSAVTLRRPAGRVGGVAASRCTAHGRPVDRAR is encoded by the coding sequence GTGACTACTGCCCTCCGTCTGCGTCCCCGTGCCCTCGTCAGCCCCTCGTTCAGCGTCGCGTCCGTGGATCCGCGACTGCTCGTTCTGGCTGGTGCGGTAGCGACTTCGCTGACCGGCAGTCTCATCAAATTGTCGGAGGTGGAGCCGGCCACGTCGACGTTCTTCCGGTGTGTGCTGGCGTTGCCCATCCTCGGTCTTCTCGCCCTGCAGGAATTTCGGCGGCACGGCGGCATTCCCCTCCGGGTGATTGCCGCCCAGGTGCTCGGCGGGATGATGCTCGGCGTCGACTTCGCGCTGTGGGCGCGATCGATCCAGATGATCGGTGCCGGGATCTCGACGGTCGTCGTCAACGTCCAGGTCATCGTCGTGCCGCTGTTGGCGTGGATCGTCTTCCGTGCACGGGTGCCGATCCGGTTCGTCGTAGCGGTTCCGTTCCTGTTCGCGGGGGTTGCCCTAGCCGGCGGAATTCTCGGCGGCAGCGGCGAGGGCGGCCAGTTGTTCCTCGGAACCCTGCTGTCGCTGGCCGCGGGCGTGGCCTACGGGATCTACATCTTCGTCATCGGCCGGGCGGGATCCGCGCACCGGGCGTCGTCGCAGGTGTTCGTGTCGACGGTCGCCGCGGGTGTCGTCGGGACCGCGGTGGGATCGCTCTGGGGAACGGTCGACCTCACGCCGGGCTGGCCCGCGCTGGGATGGCTGGCGGCGTTGTCGCTGAGCAGCCAGGTGCTCGGCTGGGTCCTCATCGGATTCGCCCTGCCGAGGCTCGCCGCCGAGGTGGGTGCCACGTTGCTGCTGCTCCAGCCGGTCCTGGCGATGCTGTTCTCCATCGTGATCGTGCACGAGCGTCCGAGCATCGGGCAGTTCGCCGGCTGCGCACTGGTCGTCGCGGCGGTGTGGATGGTCACCCGGGTGCGGCCGGCGGGCCGTCGTTCGATGACCGCGCGAATCGCCGAATCACCCGCGGCACGACTCTCGGTCAGGCGTTCCACTCCGTCTGCAGTGACGCTTCGCCGGCCGGCGGGTCGGGTGGGTGGTGTCGCTGCTTCGCGCTGTACAGCTCACGGTCGGCCTGTCGATAGAGCGCGGTGA
- a CDS encoding MarR family winged helix-turn-helix transcriptional regulator has product MEPTRWLSAEEQNTWRAYLDATRLLLQALDRQLTRDAGISFTDFELLVVLSEAPQRQLRMRELADAVTTTRSGVTRAINRLVEAGWVRRLECEDDKRGMLAELTDAGAEKLAAASPGHVAEVRRDMFDLLSPRDVAILGHDFGEMRAHLLENP; this is encoded by the coding sequence GTGGAACCGACCAGATGGCTCAGCGCCGAGGAACAGAACACGTGGCGCGCCTACCTGGACGCCACCCGACTGCTGCTGCAGGCGCTCGATCGACAGCTCACCCGCGACGCGGGCATCTCGTTCACCGACTTCGAACTTCTCGTCGTGCTGTCCGAGGCCCCGCAGCGACAACTGCGGATGCGCGAACTCGCCGACGCGGTCACCACGACCCGCAGTGGCGTGACCCGGGCGATCAACCGGCTGGTCGAGGCGGGCTGGGTGCGCCGACTGGAGTGCGAGGACGACAAGCGGGGAATGCTGGCCGAGCTGACCGACGCCGGCGCCGAGAAGCTCGCCGCCGCCAGCCCCGGACACGTGGCAGAGGTGCGCCGGGACATGTTCGACCTGCTCAGCCCCCGGGACGTCGCCATCCTCGGGCACGACTTCGGCGAGATGCGCGCCCACCTGCTGGAAAATCCCTGA
- a CDS encoding VOC family protein → MSTTDEQERSQRFAEQRDRIRSEHLKPVSSRPASSARGLHHTALISSDVERTVRFYQDLLEFPLTELIENRDYPGSSHFFFDIGNGNLLAFFDFPGLEIGPYQEVLGGLHHIAISVEPDRWNHLRTKLVDAGVELVEHSEVSMYFRDPDGARLELIADPLGEMYGSQVL, encoded by the coding sequence ATGAGCACCACAGACGAGCAGGAGCGGTCCCAGAGGTTCGCCGAGCAACGCGACCGGATCCGCTCCGAGCACCTGAAGCCCGTGTCGTCGCGGCCCGCGTCCTCGGCCCGCGGACTCCACCACACCGCGCTGATCAGCAGCGACGTCGAGCGCACCGTCCGGTTCTATCAGGATCTCCTCGAGTTCCCGCTCACCGAACTGATCGAGAATCGCGACTACCCCGGTTCTTCGCACTTCTTCTTCGACATCGGCAACGGCAACCTCCTCGCGTTCTTCGACTTCCCGGGCCTCGAGATCGGCCCGTACCAGGAAGTGCTCGGCGGACTCCACCACATCGCGATCAGCGTCGAACCCGACCGGTGGAATCACCTGCGCACGAAACTGGTCGACGCCGGCGTCGAACTCGTCGAACACAGCGAGGTGTCGATGTACTTCCGCGACCCCGACGGTGCCCGCCTCGAACTCATCGCCGACCCACTCGGCGAAATGTACGGCTCACAGGTTCTGTGA
- a CDS encoding YceI family protein, with the protein MTTATATLPNLTAGTWAIDTVHSTVGFSVRHLMVSKVRGTFNDFAGAITVAEDGTTAVTAEIQVASIDTKNTDRDAHIKSADFFDAEQFPTATFTSTAVRAKGDDYVVEGDFTLRGVTRQVELALEFNGVNPGMGNGPVAGFEATTVLNRKDFGITIDMPLEGGGAVVGDKITITLEIEAGLQA; encoded by the coding sequence ATGACCACCGCCACCGCCACCCTCCCCAACCTCACCGCCGGAACCTGGGCCATCGACACCGTCCACTCCACCGTCGGCTTCTCCGTCCGCCACCTCATGGTCAGCAAGGTCCGCGGCACGTTCAACGACTTCGCCGGCGCGATCACCGTCGCCGAGGACGGCACCACTGCCGTCACCGCCGAGATCCAGGTCGCGTCCATCGACACCAAGAACACCGACCGCGACGCCCACATCAAGTCCGCCGACTTCTTCGACGCCGAGCAGTTCCCCACCGCCACCTTCACCTCCACCGCCGTCCGCGCCAAGGGCGACGACTACGTGGTCGAAGGCGACTTCACCCTCCGCGGCGTCACCCGGCAGGTCGAGCTCGCCCTCGAGTTCAACGGCGTCAACCCCGGCATGGGCAACGGACCGGTCGCCGGCTTCGAAGCCACCACCGTCCTCAACCGCAAGGACTTCGGCATCACCATCGACATGCCCCTCGAAGGCGGAGGCGCCGTCGTCGGCGACAAGATCACCATCACCCTCGAGATCGAGGCCGGCCTGCAGGCCTGA
- a CDS encoding alpha/beta hydrolase, whose amino-acid sequence MDTASTVVRRSTVEYAPGLLLDLVRPAEAAHPSPAIVWLHGGGWRLQDRAACPDLVQHFARHGYVMVSIDYRLAPGTCHPGQIFDVRRAVRWLRANAGDHGIDPDRIGVWGSSAGGHLAALAGVHSATTRLPGEGPVTVGSAVQAVVDGYGPTDLPGLVDLSAQRTPAEDCSPEASLLGGAIRDRLNAARSASPALQVTPGAPPFLILHGLGDTLVPSTQSVALYDALVAHGNDAVLYLIEGFGHGFFNPGHVLELGPDQTLDQGHLERNPHAPASTHAVSDFGRAFIDNYPSASFAAVEAFFSHTLKSGTHP is encoded by the coding sequence TTGGACACGGCTTCGACCGTCGTCCGCCGATCCACCGTCGAGTACGCCCCCGGGCTGCTACTCGATCTCGTCCGTCCCGCCGAAGCAGCGCATCCCTCGCCTGCGATCGTGTGGCTTCACGGAGGTGGATGGCGGCTTCAAGACCGCGCTGCATGCCCGGACCTGGTGCAGCACTTCGCAAGACACGGCTATGTCATGGTCAGCATCGACTACCGCCTCGCGCCCGGCACCTGCCATCCCGGCCAAATCTTCGACGTCCGGCGGGCGGTGCGCTGGCTCCGCGCCAACGCCGGTGACCACGGCATCGACCCCGACCGGATCGGTGTGTGGGGCTCGTCGGCCGGCGGGCATCTCGCCGCGCTGGCCGGAGTGCACTCGGCCACAACACGATTGCCCGGGGAAGGTCCCGTGACCGTCGGCAGTGCGGTGCAGGCCGTCGTCGACGGCTATGGGCCCACCGACCTGCCCGGTCTCGTCGACCTCTCCGCGCAACGGACACCGGCCGAGGACTGTTCTCCCGAGGCGTCGCTGCTCGGCGGTGCGATCCGGGACCGGTTGAACGCGGCGCGATCCGCGAGCCCCGCACTGCAGGTGACGCCCGGAGCGCCGCCGTTTCTGATTCTGCACGGCCTCGGCGACACTCTGGTGCCGTCCACGCAGAGCGTGGCGTTGTACGACGCGCTCGTCGCGCACGGCAACGACGCCGTCCTCTACCTGATCGAGGGTTTCGGGCACGGGTTCTTCAACCCCGGCCACGTTCTCGAACTCGGCCCCGACCAGACCCTCGACCAAGGACACCTCGAGCGAAATCCGCACGCGCCGGCCTCGACCCACGCAGTGAGCGACTTCGGGCGCGCCTTCATCGACAACTATCCCTCCGCATCGTTCGCGGCGGTCGAGGCGTTCTTCTCGCACACACTGAAATCAGGAACCCACCCATGA
- a CDS encoding carboxymuconolactone decarboxylase family protein: MSSTSTENDYVHIDKRSPAVYQAQIGVAKAIRHATTEAGMDRRFVELINVRVSQINRCAYCLDVHVAAALAAGETQQRLAVLPAWRETTLFSEREVAALTLAESITTLPDAHSQEADYAFARRFLSEQEMSTVSWIAVTMNAFNRISIVSRHQVRPKQ, encoded by the coding sequence ATGAGCAGCACGTCCACGGAGAACGACTACGTCCACATCGACAAGCGGAGTCCGGCCGTTTATCAGGCGCAGATCGGCGTCGCCAAGGCCATCCGTCACGCGACCACCGAGGCCGGGATGGACCGTCGGTTCGTCGAGTTGATCAACGTGCGCGTCTCCCAGATCAACCGCTGCGCCTACTGCCTGGACGTGCACGTCGCCGCGGCGCTCGCGGCGGGCGAGACCCAGCAGCGCCTCGCGGTCCTGCCTGCGTGGCGGGAGACGACGCTGTTCTCCGAACGTGAGGTCGCGGCCCTCACCCTGGCCGAGTCGATCACCACCCTGCCGGACGCACACAGTCAGGAGGCCGACTACGCCTTCGCACGGCGATTCCTGTCCGAGCAGGAGATGTCCACGGTGAGCTGGATCGCCGTCACGATGAACGCCTTCAATCGGATCTCCATCGTCAGCCGCCATCAGGTCCGGCCGAAGCAGTAA
- a CDS encoding 3,4-dioxygenase subunit beta, protein MTNSPRHHHAEEVHEHDRGLSHDLKSMLSRRRALFVFGAAGATALAACSTAGSTGASSSTSTTGAAATTADTASDGTCVAAAPQETAGPYPGDGSNGPNVLVESGIVRQDIRSSFGAYSGTAEGVATTIELDLQDLTKDCAAGAGMAVYLWHCDRDGEYSLYGKGITEQNYLRGVQVADSAGKVSFTSIFPACYSGRWPHIHFEVFDTLESAVAGEDARLTSQIAVPQDACTTVFAYDTGYATSVSNLSKVSLDSDNVFGDGWDAELATVSGEPATGMTISITIGVAEKSANTQSAPAGPGGGGGQPPAGAPGR, encoded by the coding sequence ATGACGAACAGCCCTCGTCACCACCACGCCGAAGAAGTGCACGAGCACGATCGCGGTCTCAGCCACGACCTGAAGTCGATGTTGTCGCGTCGCCGCGCCCTGTTCGTGTTCGGCGCCGCGGGCGCGACCGCGCTCGCCGCCTGCTCGACGGCAGGATCCACGGGGGCCTCGTCCTCGACCTCGACGACGGGCGCGGCGGCGACCACGGCGGACACGGCGAGCGACGGCACGTGCGTGGCGGCGGCGCCGCAGGAAACGGCCGGACCGTATCCCGGTGACGGGTCCAACGGCCCGAACGTCCTGGTCGAGTCGGGGATCGTGCGTCAGGACATCCGCAGCAGCTTCGGTGCCTACTCCGGAACGGCGGAGGGTGTCGCGACGACGATCGAACTCGACCTGCAGGACCTGACGAAGGACTGCGCGGCCGGCGCCGGAATGGCCGTCTACCTGTGGCACTGCGACCGGGACGGCGAGTACTCGCTCTACGGCAAGGGCATCACCGAGCAGAACTACCTGCGCGGCGTCCAGGTGGCCGACTCGGCGGGCAAGGTGTCGTTCACGTCGATCTTCCCGGCCTGCTACTCCGGGCGCTGGCCGCACATCCACTTCGAGGTGTTCGACACGCTCGAATCGGCGGTGGCCGGTGAGGACGCCCGCCTGACGTCCCAGATCGCGGTGCCGCAGGACGCGTGCACCACGGTCTTCGCCTACGACACCGGCTACGCCACGAGCGTCTCCAACCTGTCGAAGGTTTCCCTCGACTCGGACAACGTGTTCGGCGACGGCTGGGATGCCGAACTGGCCACCGTGTCCGGCGAACCCGCCACCGGCATGACCATCTCGATCACGATCGGCGTCGCCGAGAAGTCGGCGAACACCCAGTCCGCGCCGGCCGGTCCGGGCGGGGGTGGCGGACAACCGCCGGCAGGAGCACCCGGCCGGTAG
- a CDS encoding pirin family protein, translating to MTAATTSPRLDVRRADDRFKTNVGWLDSKHSFSFGNFYDPANTHHGVLMVNNDDIVVPGQGFDTHPHQDMEIVTWVLQGSLVHQDSMGHSGVIYPGLAQRMSAGTGILHSEKNDSWRLKGDADEHSEPVHFVQMWVVPDEAGITPGYEQLEIDHELLSGGLVPVASGMPDHADHAAIRIKNKYAAMHVARLQPGQAPITLPDSPFLHVFVARGEASLEGVGILAEGDAVRLSGGGGQQMTTDTGAEIIVWEMHAAIAG from the coding sequence ATGACTGCCGCCACCACCTCACCCCGCCTCGACGTCCGCCGCGCCGACGACCGCTTCAAGACGAACGTGGGCTGGCTCGATTCCAAGCATTCCTTCTCGTTCGGCAACTTCTACGACCCGGCCAACACCCACCACGGTGTGCTCATGGTCAACAACGACGACATCGTCGTCCCCGGACAGGGTTTCGACACCCACCCGCACCAGGATATGGAGATCGTCACCTGGGTGCTCCAGGGTTCGCTGGTGCACCAGGATTCGATGGGCCACTCCGGCGTCATCTACCCCGGACTCGCCCAGCGCATGAGTGCGGGAACCGGAATCCTGCACTCGGAGAAGAATGACTCGTGGCGACTGAAGGGCGACGCCGACGAGCACAGCGAACCCGTCCACTTCGTCCAGATGTGGGTCGTCCCCGACGAAGCCGGGATCACACCCGGCTACGAGCAACTCGAAATCGACCACGAGCTGCTTTCCGGCGGACTGGTCCCTGTCGCGTCGGGCATGCCGGACCACGCCGACCACGCGGCGATCCGCATCAAGAACAAGTACGCCGCAATGCATGTCGCACGGCTGCAGCCCGGCCAGGCGCCGATCACCCTGCCCGACTCCCCGTTCCTCCACGTCTTCGTCGCGCGCGGCGAAGCCTCGCTGGAGGGGGTCGGCATCCTCGCCGAGGGTGACGCCGTCCGGCTCAGCGGTGGCGGTGGACAGCAGATGACCACCGATACCGGCGCCGAGATCATCGTGTGGGAAATGCACGCGGCGATCGCCGGGTAA